In Gallus gallus isolate bGalGal1 chromosome 6, bGalGal1.mat.broiler.GRCg7b, whole genome shotgun sequence, a single genomic region encodes these proteins:
- the STOX1 gene encoding storkhead-box protein 1 isoform X1: MTYRKIQPFCFLLFCSFWSTGGPLPAPMNPCSLPQSIPLAEGICRTISDMNADQMMVTQKTLVEQLVKRYPGIAVPSQKILYNILGALIKERKIYHTGAGYFIVTPNTYFVTNDAAEYNKRVWQKDSEDAYQANCGSCADPVKENIATVSRCLPDQNMLCEQRLGQLMNQEPKGGGKQGCSEGKPLIQTQVISSSAENRAWDTMKSLTSVKEKLKCRRFGLGLFWRSTSKKEKHKEYSTFSAQFPPREWPVRDEDDLDNIPRDVEHEIIRCINPTLTVDNLIKHTRLMQTLEERKKYTTKSTSAEVSTLRQKYLSKECVQNTQIRTAKHRRKTKSNKEKQSSRNIRKSHVPEATSQSEKKLEENVSLLVTNQQPPDAAVESQVIYKKQIKNPFQGLSWRHNFYAKAYKGRINSQWKSRRRKQERDLQRFTKSLDSPRAFEYEAEQPLAEMQADNTKQNKLPQTHRFPFQLKKNSLSDNVSYPHSSTLRIDDKHKYFLESNVSEDIYRGTVKRNPGDIQKSPDSYTEDKSVHKEKAKYLLNPKGECCTYKAHTVCELLDQAANEFQNVHLSNYTTSVTREREFGVIYRQKSDKKNELVFKYDCANCPGSTKPESDRITNKCHLQNQKAHDDSDKCSLLHLDDNFECSEPHQLLSCRAFSGTRDWSKALQKLGTALKISKVNIYPNHCNITVNRHDSGGYAYKGSADVAESICGSEKHHKPDHTEDSCLCSQVLPVVTRKEEQTSFTENMKDSSIDFCDTKEADALQNRTCEMAEVVACHALGPQAKETRTPPGKIGLVLKNEYTVISGENHTEGAENHSITGDSGIDSPRWTEKKMKLPAKF, from the exons ATGACTTACAGAAAAATTcaacctttttgttttcttcttttttgttccttctggaGTACAGGCGGTCCGCTCCCTGCTCCAATGAATCCGTGCTCACTGCCACAGTCTATTCCTCTGGCAGAAGGGATCTGCCGTACCATATCAGACATGAATGCAGATCAAATGATGGTCACGCAGAAAACGTTAGTGGAGCAGTTAGTGAAAAGGTATCCAG GCATTGCAGTTCCCTCCCAGAAAATCTTATACAATATCCTTGGCGCTCTaattaaagaaaggaagatctATCATACGGGAGCGGGATATTTTATTGTTACCCCCAACACCTACTTTGTCACAAATGATGCCGCAGAATACAATAAAAGGGTCTGGCAGAAGGACAGTGAGGACGCATACCAGGCAAACTGTGGGAGCTGTGCAGAcccagtgaaagaaaacattgctaCAGTATCCCGTTGTCTCCCTGATCAGAATATGCTCTGTGAGCAAAGACTTGGGCAGCTAATGAACCAGGAGCCTAAGGGAGGAGGCAAGCAAGGCTGCAGTGAAGGGAAGCCTTTGATTCAAACTCAGGTCATCTCCTCATCTGCTGAAAACCGTGCTTGGGACACCATGAAATCCCTGACATCAGTGAAAGAGAAATTGAAATGTAGAAGATTTGGCCTTGGCCTTTTCTGGAGAAGTacttctaaaaaagaaaaacataaggaGTACTCTACGTTTTCAGCCCAGTTTCCCCCCAGGGAGTGGCCAGTCAGAGATGAAGATGACTTAGATAATATTCCACGTGATGTTGAACATGAAATCATCCGGTGTATTAACCCTACTCTTACTGTTGATAATTTGATTAAACACACAAGATTAATGCAAACGttagaggagaggaaaaaatataccACTAAGAGTACCTCGGCTGAAGTGTCAACACTAAGGCAAAAGTACCTTTCAAAGGAGTGTGTTCAAAATACACAAATtagaacagcaaaacacagaaggaaaacgAAGTCaaacaaagagaagcaaagcagcagaaacatcAGGAAATCTCATGTGCCTGAGGCAACATCCCAAAGTGAGAAGAAGCTGGAAGAGAATGTTTCACTGCTTGTCACAAACCAACAGCCACCGGATGCAGCAGTGGAATCCCAGGTCATatataaaaagcaaattaagaaCCCTTTTCAGGGTCTCTCATGGAGACACAACTTTTATGCAAAAGCATACAAGGGTCGTATTAACAGTCAGTGGAAGTCCAGGAGACGAAAGCAGGAAAGGGATTTACAGAGGTTTACAAAGTCCTTGGACTCCCCCAGAGCCTTTGAATATGAAGCTGAACAACCACTTGCTGAAATGCAGGCTGACAACactaagcaaaacaaattaCCCCAAACTCATAGGTTTCCCTtccaattaaagaaaaacagtttaagtGATAATGTTAGTTACCCACACAGCAGTACTTTGCGAATAGATGATAAACATAAATACTTTCTGGAGAGTAATGTTTCTGAAGACATCTATAGAGGAACTGTGAAGAGAAATCCTGGGGATATTCAAAAATCCCCAGACTCCTACACTGAAGATAAAAGTGTGCATAAAGAGAAAGCTAAATATTTACTCAATCCAAAAGGTGAATGTTGCACCTACAAGGCTCACACTGTATGTGAGTTGTTGGACCAAGCAGCAAACGAATTTCAAAATGTCCATCTCTCAAATTATACAACCAGTGTTACAAGGGAAAGAGAATTTGGTGTGATATACAGACAAAAGTCTGATAAAAAGAATGAACTTGTATTTAAATACGACTGTGCCAACTGTCCTGGATCAACAAAGCCAGAAAGTGACAGAATTACCAACAAATGCCATCTTCAGAACCAGAAAGCGCATGATGATAGTGACAAGTGTAGTTTGTTGCATCTGGATGACAATTTTGAATGCAGTGAACCACATCAGCTGCTTTCTTGCCGTGCATTTTCAGGTACAAGAGACTGGAGTAAAGCTTTGCAAAAACTGGGGACTGCTCTAAAAATCTCTAAGGTTAATATTTATCCAAACCACTGTAATATAACTGTAAATAGACATGACTCTGGAGGGTATGCATATAAGGGAAGTGCTGATGTTGCAGAATCAATTTGCGGCTCAGAAAAGCATCACAAGCCAGACCACACAGAAGACAGTTGTTTGTGCAGCCAGGTTCTTCCAGTGGTTAccagaaaggaagaacaaaccAGCTTTACTGAAAACATGAAGGATTCATCTATAGATTTCTGTGACACTAAGGAGGCTGATGCTTTGCAGAACCGCACCTGTGAGATGGCAGAAGTAGTGGCATGCCACGCTCTGGGCCCACAAGCCAAAGAAACAAGAACCCCCCCAGGAAAAATAGGTCTTGTTTTAAAGAATGAATATACTGTGATATCAGGAGAGAATCACACAGAAGGGGCAGAAAACCACAGCATTACAGGAGACAGTGGAATTGACTCTCCAAG ATGGACTGAAAAGAAGATGAAGCTTCCTGCCAAATTCTGA
- the STOX1 gene encoding storkhead-box protein 1 isoform X2, translated as MHAQTSGGPLPAPMNPCSLPQSIPLAEGICRTISDMNADQMMVTQKTLVEQLVKRYPGIAVPSQKILYNILGALIKERKIYHTGAGYFIVTPNTYFVTNDAAEYNKRVWQKDSEDAYQANCGSCADPVKENIATVSRCLPDQNMLCEQRLGQLMNQEPKGGGKQGCSEGKPLIQTQVISSSAENRAWDTMKSLTSVKEKLKCRRFGLGLFWRSTSKKEKHKEYSTFSAQFPPREWPVRDEDDLDNIPRDVEHEIIRCINPTLTVDNLIKHTRLMQTLEERKKYTTKSTSAEVSTLRQKYLSKECVQNTQIRTAKHRRKTKSNKEKQSSRNIRKSHVPEATSQSEKKLEENVSLLVTNQQPPDAAVESQVIYKKQIKNPFQGLSWRHNFYAKAYKGRINSQWKSRRRKQERDLQRFTKSLDSPRAFEYEAEQPLAEMQADNTKQNKLPQTHRFPFQLKKNSLSDNVSYPHSSTLRIDDKHKYFLESNVSEDIYRGTVKRNPGDIQKSPDSYTEDKSVHKEKAKYLLNPKGECCTYKAHTVCELLDQAANEFQNVHLSNYTTSVTREREFGVIYRQKSDKKNELVFKYDCANCPGSTKPESDRITNKCHLQNQKAHDDSDKCSLLHLDDNFECSEPHQLLSCRAFSGTRDWSKALQKLGTALKISKVNIYPNHCNITVNRHDSGGYAYKGSADVAESICGSEKHHKPDHTEDSCLCSQVLPVVTRKEEQTSFTENMKDSSIDFCDTKEADALQNRTCEMAEVVACHALGPQAKETRTPPGKIGLVLKNEYTVISGENHTEGAENHSITGDSGIDSPRWTEKKMKLPAKF; from the exons GCGGTCCGCTCCCTGCTCCAATGAATCCGTGCTCACTGCCACAGTCTATTCCTCTGGCAGAAGGGATCTGCCGTACCATATCAGACATGAATGCAGATCAAATGATGGTCACGCAGAAAACGTTAGTGGAGCAGTTAGTGAAAAGGTATCCAG GCATTGCAGTTCCCTCCCAGAAAATCTTATACAATATCCTTGGCGCTCTaattaaagaaaggaagatctATCATACGGGAGCGGGATATTTTATTGTTACCCCCAACACCTACTTTGTCACAAATGATGCCGCAGAATACAATAAAAGGGTCTGGCAGAAGGACAGTGAGGACGCATACCAGGCAAACTGTGGGAGCTGTGCAGAcccagtgaaagaaaacattgctaCAGTATCCCGTTGTCTCCCTGATCAGAATATGCTCTGTGAGCAAAGACTTGGGCAGCTAATGAACCAGGAGCCTAAGGGAGGAGGCAAGCAAGGCTGCAGTGAAGGGAAGCCTTTGATTCAAACTCAGGTCATCTCCTCATCTGCTGAAAACCGTGCTTGGGACACCATGAAATCCCTGACATCAGTGAAAGAGAAATTGAAATGTAGAAGATTTGGCCTTGGCCTTTTCTGGAGAAGTacttctaaaaaagaaaaacataaggaGTACTCTACGTTTTCAGCCCAGTTTCCCCCCAGGGAGTGGCCAGTCAGAGATGAAGATGACTTAGATAATATTCCACGTGATGTTGAACATGAAATCATCCGGTGTATTAACCCTACTCTTACTGTTGATAATTTGATTAAACACACAAGATTAATGCAAACGttagaggagaggaaaaaatataccACTAAGAGTACCTCGGCTGAAGTGTCAACACTAAGGCAAAAGTACCTTTCAAAGGAGTGTGTTCAAAATACACAAATtagaacagcaaaacacagaaggaaaacgAAGTCaaacaaagagaagcaaagcagcagaaacatcAGGAAATCTCATGTGCCTGAGGCAACATCCCAAAGTGAGAAGAAGCTGGAAGAGAATGTTTCACTGCTTGTCACAAACCAACAGCCACCGGATGCAGCAGTGGAATCCCAGGTCATatataaaaagcaaattaagaaCCCTTTTCAGGGTCTCTCATGGAGACACAACTTTTATGCAAAAGCATACAAGGGTCGTATTAACAGTCAGTGGAAGTCCAGGAGACGAAAGCAGGAAAGGGATTTACAGAGGTTTACAAAGTCCTTGGACTCCCCCAGAGCCTTTGAATATGAAGCTGAACAACCACTTGCTGAAATGCAGGCTGACAACactaagcaaaacaaattaCCCCAAACTCATAGGTTTCCCTtccaattaaagaaaaacagtttaagtGATAATGTTAGTTACCCACACAGCAGTACTTTGCGAATAGATGATAAACATAAATACTTTCTGGAGAGTAATGTTTCTGAAGACATCTATAGAGGAACTGTGAAGAGAAATCCTGGGGATATTCAAAAATCCCCAGACTCCTACACTGAAGATAAAAGTGTGCATAAAGAGAAAGCTAAATATTTACTCAATCCAAAAGGTGAATGTTGCACCTACAAGGCTCACACTGTATGTGAGTTGTTGGACCAAGCAGCAAACGAATTTCAAAATGTCCATCTCTCAAATTATACAACCAGTGTTACAAGGGAAAGAGAATTTGGTGTGATATACAGACAAAAGTCTGATAAAAAGAATGAACTTGTATTTAAATACGACTGTGCCAACTGTCCTGGATCAACAAAGCCAGAAAGTGACAGAATTACCAACAAATGCCATCTTCAGAACCAGAAAGCGCATGATGATAGTGACAAGTGTAGTTTGTTGCATCTGGATGACAATTTTGAATGCAGTGAACCACATCAGCTGCTTTCTTGCCGTGCATTTTCAGGTACAAGAGACTGGAGTAAAGCTTTGCAAAAACTGGGGACTGCTCTAAAAATCTCTAAGGTTAATATTTATCCAAACCACTGTAATATAACTGTAAATAGACATGACTCTGGAGGGTATGCATATAAGGGAAGTGCTGATGTTGCAGAATCAATTTGCGGCTCAGAAAAGCATCACAAGCCAGACCACACAGAAGACAGTTGTTTGTGCAGCCAGGTTCTTCCAGTGGTTAccagaaaggaagaacaaaccAGCTTTACTGAAAACATGAAGGATTCATCTATAGATTTCTGTGACACTAAGGAGGCTGATGCTTTGCAGAACCGCACCTGTGAGATGGCAGAAGTAGTGGCATGCCACGCTCTGGGCCCACAAGCCAAAGAAACAAGAACCCCCCCAGGAAAAATAGGTCTTGTTTTAAAGAATGAATATACTGTGATATCAGGAGAGAATCACACAGAAGGGGCAGAAAACCACAGCATTACAGGAGACAGTGGAATTGACTCTCCAAG ATGGACTGAAAAGAAGATGAAGCTTCCTGCCAAATTCTGA
- the STOX1 gene encoding storkhead-box protein 1 isoform X3, with amino-acid sequence MLCEQRLGQLMNQEPKGGGKQGCSEGKPLIQTQVISSSAENRAWDTMKSLTSVKEKLKCRRFGLGLFWRSTSKKEKHKEYSTFSAQFPPREWPVRDEDDLDNIPRDVEHEIIRCINPTLTVDNLIKHTRLMQTLEERKKYTTKSTSAEVSTLRQKYLSKECVQNTQIRTAKHRRKTKSNKEKQSSRNIRKSHVPEATSQSEKKLEENVSLLVTNQQPPDAAVESQVIYKKQIKNPFQGLSWRHNFYAKAYKGRINSQWKSRRRKQERDLQRFTKSLDSPRAFEYEAEQPLAEMQADNTKQNKLPQTHRFPFQLKKNSLSDNVSYPHSSTLRIDDKHKYFLESNVSEDIYRGTVKRNPGDIQKSPDSYTEDKSVHKEKAKYLLNPKGECCTYKAHTVCELLDQAANEFQNVHLSNYTTSVTREREFGVIYRQKSDKKNELVFKYDCANCPGSTKPESDRITNKCHLQNQKAHDDSDKCSLLHLDDNFECSEPHQLLSCRAFSGTRDWSKALQKLGTALKISKVNIYPNHCNITVNRHDSGGYAYKGSADVAESICGSEKHHKPDHTEDSCLCSQVLPVVTRKEEQTSFTENMKDSSIDFCDTKEADALQNRTCEMAEVVACHALGPQAKETRTPPGKIGLVLKNEYTVISGENHTEGAENHSITGDSGIDSPRWTEKKMKLPAKF; translated from the exons ATGCTCTGTGAGCAAAGACTTGGGCAGCTAATGAACCAGGAGCCTAAGGGAGGAGGCAAGCAAGGCTGCAGTGAAGGGAAGCCTTTGATTCAAACTCAGGTCATCTCCTCATCTGCTGAAAACCGTGCTTGGGACACCATGAAATCCCTGACATCAGTGAAAGAGAAATTGAAATGTAGAAGATTTGGCCTTGGCCTTTTCTGGAGAAGTacttctaaaaaagaaaaacataaggaGTACTCTACGTTTTCAGCCCAGTTTCCCCCCAGGGAGTGGCCAGTCAGAGATGAAGATGACTTAGATAATATTCCACGTGATGTTGAACATGAAATCATCCGGTGTATTAACCCTACTCTTACTGTTGATAATTTGATTAAACACACAAGATTAATGCAAACGttagaggagaggaaaaaatataccACTAAGAGTACCTCGGCTGAAGTGTCAACACTAAGGCAAAAGTACCTTTCAAAGGAGTGTGTTCAAAATACACAAATtagaacagcaaaacacagaaggaaaacgAAGTCaaacaaagagaagcaaagcagcagaaacatcAGGAAATCTCATGTGCCTGAGGCAACATCCCAAAGTGAGAAGAAGCTGGAAGAGAATGTTTCACTGCTTGTCACAAACCAACAGCCACCGGATGCAGCAGTGGAATCCCAGGTCATatataaaaagcaaattaagaaCCCTTTTCAGGGTCTCTCATGGAGACACAACTTTTATGCAAAAGCATACAAGGGTCGTATTAACAGTCAGTGGAAGTCCAGGAGACGAAAGCAGGAAAGGGATTTACAGAGGTTTACAAAGTCCTTGGACTCCCCCAGAGCCTTTGAATATGAAGCTGAACAACCACTTGCTGAAATGCAGGCTGACAACactaagcaaaacaaattaCCCCAAACTCATAGGTTTCCCTtccaattaaagaaaaacagtttaagtGATAATGTTAGTTACCCACACAGCAGTACTTTGCGAATAGATGATAAACATAAATACTTTCTGGAGAGTAATGTTTCTGAAGACATCTATAGAGGAACTGTGAAGAGAAATCCTGGGGATATTCAAAAATCCCCAGACTCCTACACTGAAGATAAAAGTGTGCATAAAGAGAAAGCTAAATATTTACTCAATCCAAAAGGTGAATGTTGCACCTACAAGGCTCACACTGTATGTGAGTTGTTGGACCAAGCAGCAAACGAATTTCAAAATGTCCATCTCTCAAATTATACAACCAGTGTTACAAGGGAAAGAGAATTTGGTGTGATATACAGACAAAAGTCTGATAAAAAGAATGAACTTGTATTTAAATACGACTGTGCCAACTGTCCTGGATCAACAAAGCCAGAAAGTGACAGAATTACCAACAAATGCCATCTTCAGAACCAGAAAGCGCATGATGATAGTGACAAGTGTAGTTTGTTGCATCTGGATGACAATTTTGAATGCAGTGAACCACATCAGCTGCTTTCTTGCCGTGCATTTTCAGGTACAAGAGACTGGAGTAAAGCTTTGCAAAAACTGGGGACTGCTCTAAAAATCTCTAAGGTTAATATTTATCCAAACCACTGTAATATAACTGTAAATAGACATGACTCTGGAGGGTATGCATATAAGGGAAGTGCTGATGTTGCAGAATCAATTTGCGGCTCAGAAAAGCATCACAAGCCAGACCACACAGAAGACAGTTGTTTGTGCAGCCAGGTTCTTCCAGTGGTTAccagaaaggaagaacaaaccAGCTTTACTGAAAACATGAAGGATTCATCTATAGATTTCTGTGACACTAAGGAGGCTGATGCTTTGCAGAACCGCACCTGTGAGATGGCAGAAGTAGTGGCATGCCACGCTCTGGGCCCACAAGCCAAAGAAACAAGAACCCCCCCAGGAAAAATAGGTCTTGTTTTAAAGAATGAATATACTGTGATATCAGGAGAGAATCACACAGAAGGGGCAGAAAACCACAGCATTACAGGAGACAGTGGAATTGACTCTCCAAG ATGGACTGAAAAGAAGATGAAGCTTCCTGCCAAATTCTGA